One part of the Candidatus Paceibacter sp. genome encodes these proteins:
- a CDS encoding NYN domain-containing protein, whose translation MERKIETRRFAFIDVQNTASTTRKLLGFVVDWHKLCAYLKEKWMCEKVFFYSGIDEGDEETAREFELLSKNGCVVKAKTIFSYKKPDKTISIKCVNCGAENVEIVDMGYNKKSNCDVDLTVDALEHAGPNIEFLIFTGDGDFDYLIQKIIEKGTKVYIVSSNAGVRKPGVNTKRLSTKLKNLIKENKNNVHFINIDSWKMKIKKDI comes from the coding sequence ATGGAAAGAAAAATTGAAACAAGGAGATTTGCGTTTATAGATGTTCAAAATACGGCAAGCACTACGCGAAAATTGCTTGGTTTTGTTGTTGATTGGCATAAGCTCTGCGCTTATCTTAAAGAAAAATGGATGTGTGAAAAGGTGTTCTTTTATTCCGGCATAGATGAAGGCGACGAAGAAACAGCCAGGGAATTTGAACTTCTGTCTAAAAACGGTTGCGTGGTAAAGGCAAAAACAATATTTTCTTATAAAAAACCTGATAAAACCATATCAATAAAATGTGTTAATTGCGGCGCGGAAAATGTTGAGATAGTGGATATGGGCTATAACAAAAAATCAAACTGTGATGTTGATCTGACGGTGGACGCACTGGAACACGCCGGACCAAACATAGAGTTTCTAATTTTTACAGGCGATGGAGATTTTGATTATTTAATACAGAAAATTATTGAAAAGGGAACAAAAGTATATATTGTTTCCTCTAATGCCGGCGTCAGGAAGCCCGGAGTAAATACAAAAAGATTATCAACCAAATTAAAAAATTTAATCAAAGAAAACAAAAACAACGTTCATTTTATAAATATTGACAGCTGGAAAATGAAAATAAAAAAGGACATTTAA
- a CDS encoding metallopeptidase family protein produces MLKKDFAKLVKEGIKAIPEKFLRLVNNAAIVVENWPSAEQKKKLRLRKNMTLLGLYEGVPRTKRDSGYNGILPDKITIFMGPILETAKDENDVKKIVRDTVWHEIAHHFGLSESEVKEAEKRKKKKN; encoded by the coding sequence ATGCTCAAAAAAGATTTTGCAAAGTTGGTGAAAGAAGGGATTAAGGCTATTCCGGAGAAGTTTTTGCGCCTGGTTAATAACGCGGCGATTGTGGTGGAGAATTGGCCTTCGGCCGAGCAGAAAAAGAAACTTCGTTTGCGTAAAAACATGACGCTTCTGGGCTTGTATGAGGGCGTGCCGAGAACGAAACGCGATTCCGGCTACAATGGCATTTTGCCGGACAAAATCACCATTTTCATGGGGCCGATTCTGGAGACGGCAAAAGACGAAAACGACGTCAAAAAAATCGTCCGCGATACCGTCTGGCACGAAATCGCCCATCATTTCGGCCTTAGCGAAAGTGAAGTGAAAGAAGCGGAGAAAAGGAAGAAGAAAAAGAATTAA